A genomic region of Persephonella marina EX-H1 contains the following coding sequences:
- a CDS encoding ADP-ribosylglycohydrolase family protein, translating into MKNRFRGALVGAAVGDSMGMCVEEIPFDEVILHYGDKITNICEPHPASPASYLKAGETSSEFEIVKIVAQSLSEKKILDIKDIIERYIQWEEKEELHSYVDPYFLLAIDALKNGREIERGGSSIEGALPAIPLGMYHYTNPVLAVEGTKAVVMLTHRNEIVIDAASVIAVAIGELLQGKFYLEDEYPYFIKLLKTFVQKDETKFYLDRVEALIKRDASYEEAVNELGNGSYALEALSQALFIFLKTPENTENVIIHAVNSYGNYGGDTDSIGLIAGAFAGAYNSEESIPSRWKVSLKNYREIVKLADKLYTVAQH; encoded by the coding sequence TTGAAAAATAGGTTTAGAGGTGCACTTGTTGGTGCTGCCGTTGGTGATTCAATGGGAATGTGTGTTGAGGAGATCCCTTTTGATGAGGTTATACTACATTATGGAGATAAGATAACAAATATATGTGAGCCACATCCAGCATCTCCAGCTTCTTATCTAAAGGCAGGAGAGACATCAAGCGAGTTTGAGATAGTTAAGATAGTTGCCCAGTCACTATCTGAGAAGAAGATCCTTGATATAAAGGATATTATAGAGAGATATATACAGTGGGAGGAGAAAGAAGAACTGCACAGCTATGTAGATCCCTACTTTCTTCTTGCTATTGATGCTCTTAAAAATGGAAGGGAGATAGAGAGAGGTGGAAGCTCAATTGAAGGGGCTCTGCCGGCAATCCCACTTGGTATGTACCATTACACAAATCCTGTACTTGCTGTGGAGGGAACAAAGGCTGTTGTTATGCTGACACACAGAAATGAGATCGTTATAGATGCTGCATCAGTTATAGCTGTTGCTATTGGTGAGCTTTTACAGGGAAAGTTTTACCTTGAGGATGAGTATCCTTACTTTATAAAACTTTTAAAAACATTTGTCCAGAAAGATGAGACAAAGTTTTATCTTGACAGGGTTGAGGCTCTCATAAAAAGGGATGCTTCCTATGAAGAGGCTGTTAATGAACTTGGTAATGGTTCCTATGCTTTAGAGGCTCTTTCGCAGGCATTATTCATATTCCTGAAAACCCCAGAAAATACGGAGAATGTTATAATACATGCTGTAAACTCTTACGGTAATTACGGTGGAGATACTGATTCAATAGGACTTATAGCAGGTGCTTTTGCAGGTGCTTATAACTCTGAGGAAAGTATCCCATCTAGATGGAAGGTATCATTGAAAAACTATAGAGAGATTGTTAAACTTGCAGATAAGCTGTACACAGTAGCACAACATTAG
- the ffh gene encoding signal recognition particle protein produces the protein MFELLTERFSGIVEKLKRVKRLDEKTVEEALKDIRRALIEADVNIEVIKSFLDDLKQKLVGQEVIKGLNAGETVIKLIYDEVLNILGEEAPLQRSEKPPTVIMLVGLQGTGKTTTAGKLAKWLKSKGYKVGLVSTDVRRPAAGKQLCTLAKTIDVPCFIDEEEKDAVRLTEKVIQKAKEAGLSHIILDTAGRLHIDQELMDELVHIKEKVNPSEILYVADAMQGQDAISTAEEFHNRVGLTGVILTKLDGDAKGGIALSVRKVIGVPIKFIGVGEKIEDFQQFHPDRIAQRILGLGDIQTLLEKMQTAIDEKKAEEMAKRVMNAEFTLDDLKQQLQMIRNLGPLENVLKMIPGLGSKIKDLKVDEKQFIRIEAIINSMTPEERANPHIINGSRKRRIARGSGTTIMDVNRVLKQYKEMKKMMKKMKKSGKMKLPFNMPNLPF, from the coding sequence ATGTTTGAGTTATTAACTGAAAGATTTAGCGGTATAGTTGAGAAGCTAAAAAGAGTAAAAAGATTAGATGAAAAAACTGTTGAGGAAGCTCTCAAGGATATAAGAAGGGCTCTAATTGAAGCTGATGTTAATATTGAGGTTATAAAGAGTTTTCTTGACGATCTAAAACAGAAACTTGTAGGTCAGGAAGTAATAAAGGGTCTGAACGCAGGTGAGACCGTTATAAAACTGATCTATGATGAAGTTCTGAATATCTTAGGTGAGGAAGCTCCCCTCCAGAGATCAGAAAAGCCACCTACAGTTATAATGCTTGTCGGTCTTCAGGGAACAGGTAAGACAACAACAGCAGGTAAACTTGCAAAATGGCTTAAATCAAAAGGATACAAAGTTGGTCTCGTATCAACAGACGTTAGAAGACCGGCAGCTGGAAAACAGCTCTGTACACTCGCCAAGACAATTGATGTTCCATGTTTTATAGATGAGGAAGAGAAAGATGCTGTAAGGCTTACAGAAAAGGTTATACAGAAGGCTAAAGAGGCCGGTCTTTCTCATATCATACTTGATACAGCAGGACGTCTCCATATAGATCAGGAACTTATGGATGAGCTTGTCCATATAAAAGAGAAGGTAAACCCTTCAGAGATACTCTATGTTGCTGACGCAATGCAGGGTCAGGATGCTATAAGCACAGCGGAAGAGTTCCACAACAGAGTTGGTCTGACAGGTGTGATTCTCACAAAGTTAGATGGTGATGCAAAAGGTGGTATAGCTCTTTCTGTAAGAAAGGTTATCGGTGTTCCTATAAAGTTCATAGGTGTTGGTGAGAAGATAGAAGACTTCCAGCAGTTCCATCCTGACAGGATAGCACAGAGGATATTAGGGCTTGGTGATATACAGACACTCCTTGAAAAGATGCAGACAGCTATAGATGAGAAGAAAGCCGAAGAGATGGCTAAAAGGGTGATGAACGCTGAGTTCACACTTGATGATCTTAAACAGCAGCTCCAGATGATAAGGAATTTAGGACCCCTTGAGAATGTACTTAAGATGATACCGGGCTTGGGAAGTAAGATTAAAGACTTAAAAGTTGATGAAAAACAGTTTATAAGAATAGAGGCTATAATAAACTCAATGACACCTGAAGAGAGAGCAAACCCACATATTATAAACGGCAGCAGGAAGAGAAGAATCGCAAGGGGAAGTGGAACAACGATAATGGATGTGAACAGAGTCTTAAAACAGTACAAAGAGATGAAAAAGATGATGAAAAAAATGAAAAAATCTGGTAAAATGAAACTTCCTTTTAATATGCCTAATTTACCATTTTAA
- the rpsP gene encoding 30S ribosomal protein S16, translating to MVRIRLSRAGRKKHPVYRMVVMDSRAPRESKYIDYIGTYDPILKTGNINVEKAKEWIAKGAQPTERALKILKQFGYEEQKA from the coding sequence TTGGTAAGAATTAGACTTTCAAGAGCCGGGAGAAAGAAGCATCCAGTTTACAGAATGGTTGTTATGGACAGCAGAGCTCCCAGGGAATCAAAGTATATAGACTATATAGGAACATACGACCCTATATTAAAAACAGGAAATATAAATGTTGAAAAAGCAAAAGAATGGATTGCTAAAGGTGCACAGCCAACAGAAAGAGCTTTAAAAATCCTGAAACAATTTGGATACGAAGAACAAAAGGCATAG
- the tsaE gene encoding tRNA (adenosine(37)-N6)-threonylcarbamoyltransferase complex ATPase subunit type 1 TsaE: protein MGFYKKIKVRNLDELESFATALSKCLKGDELILLKGDLGSGKTTFTRFLVSAIDREAGEYVNSPTFSVMNEYDTEKFRIYHIDLYRVKSFDLSDILGKGIVIVEWPEDRFEEIDIPQIVLSFEIKDYDEREITVYLKGADYIAECI from the coding sequence ATGGGATTTTACAAAAAAATCAAAGTTAGGAATCTGGATGAGCTTGAGTCCTTTGCCACTGCTCTGTCTAAATGTTTAAAAGGTGATGAGCTTATTCTTCTAAAGGGAGATCTTGGTTCTGGGAAAACAACATTTACAAGATTTTTAGTTTCCGCAATTGATAGGGAAGCAGGGGAGTATGTGAACTCACCTACATTTTCTGTTATGAATGAGTATGATACTGAAAAGTTCAGGATATATCATATAGATCTTTACAGGGTTAAAAGCTTTGATCTTTCAGATATTCTTGGAAAAGGTATTGTTATAGTTGAGTGGCCTGAGGATCGTTTTGAGGAAATAGATATCCCACAGATAGTTTTGAGTTTTGAAATAAAAGATTATGATGAAAGGGAGATAACCGTTTATCTGAAAGGTGCTGATTATATAGCTGAATGTATATAA
- a CDS encoding cytochrome-c peroxidase — translation MFKKVSLMFGAVAVVSSTVFASDTALLEKARELFKPLPAEIPAPKTNPTTPEKVELGKKLYYDPRLSLSGVISCNTCHNLATFGVDNVETALGHRFLTGGRNSPTVLNAGFHIAQFWDGRAKTLEDQAKGPILAHVEMAMPNPDFVVLKLKTIPGYVEEFKKVFKNDPDPLTYDNVAKAIAAFERTLVTPSRFDQFLKGDTNALTEKEKEGLKLFIDKGCASCHNGVAVGGGMFAKFGVVKPYPTADLGRFKVTKKEEDKFVFKVPSLRNITKTYPYFHDGAVWDIREAVRIMGETQLGIKLTQEEIDKIVAFLDSLTGEIPESARTVPVLPPSSKDTPKPKAD, via the coding sequence ATGTTTAAAAAAGTATCATTAATGTTTGGTGCTGTTGCTGTGGTTTCGTCGACAGTATTTGCATCAGATACAGCATTACTTGAAAAGGCGAGAGAGCTTTTTAAGCCATTACCAGCTGAGATACCTGCCCCTAAAACAAACCCCACAACACCTGAGAAGGTAGAGCTTGGTAAAAAACTTTACTACGATCCAAGACTGTCGCTCAGCGGAGTTATAAGCTGTAACACATGTCACAACCTTGCAACATTTGGTGTTGATAATGTTGAAACAGCTCTCGGACACAGATTTTTAACAGGTGGAAGAAACTCTCCAACAGTTCTTAATGCAGGTTTTCATATAGCACAGTTCTGGGATGGAAGAGCCAAAACACTTGAAGACCAGGCAAAAGGTCCTATTCTTGCCCATGTTGAGATGGCAATGCCAAACCCTGATTTTGTTGTTTTAAAACTAAAAACAATCCCAGGTTATGTTGAGGAGTTCAAAAAGGTGTTTAAAAACGATCCTGATCCTTTAACATACGACAATGTTGCAAAAGCTATAGCTGCATTTGAGAGAACACTTGTAACACCATCAAGATTTGATCAGTTCCTGAAAGGAGATACAAACGCATTAACAGAAAAAGAGAAGGAAGGTCTTAAACTTTTCATAGACAAAGGATGTGCAAGCTGTCATAACGGTGTAGCTGTAGGTGGTGGAATGTTTGCAAAGTTTGGTGTTGTAAAGCCTTATCCTACAGCTGACCTTGGAAGATTTAAGGTAACAAAGAAAGAGGAAGACAAATTTGTATTTAAAGTTCCATCCCTCAGAAATATTACCAAAACATACCCTTACTTCCATGATGGAGCTGTGTGGGATATAAGGGAAGCTGTAAGAATAATGGGTGAAACACAGCTTGGAATAAAACTGACACAGGAAGAAATAGATAAAATAGTTGCTTTCCTTGATAGCCTTACAGGTGAGATTCCTGAGTCTGCAAGGACTGTCCCTGTACTACCTCCCTCAAGCAAGGACACCCCAAAGCCCAAAGCTGACTGA
- a CDS encoding KH domain-containing protein: MSKLQELVEFVAKSLVDHPDKVEVKEIEGEKTTVIELKVAPEDLGKVIGRQGRTARAIRTLLAAVARKQNKRAVLEILE, translated from the coding sequence ATGAGTAAACTTCAAGAATTGGTTGAATTTGTTGCAAAATCTCTCGTTGATCATCCGGACAAAGTTGAAGTTAAAGAGATTGAAGGAGAAAAAACCACTGTTATAGAGCTTAAAGTTGCTCCTGAAGATCTTGGTAAAGTTATAGGAAGACAGGGAAGAACGGCAAGAGCGATAAGAACACTTTTAGCAGCTGTTGCTAGAAAACAGAATAAGAGAGCTGTTTTAGAGATATTAGAATAA
- the hfq gene encoding RNA chaperone Hfq, translating to MAKKKGRLQEQFLNAIRKEKVRVNVYLVNGVKLEGKIRYFDPFTILLKEGPRQVLVYKHAITTVIPKREIEFELEEEQQ from the coding sequence ATGGCAAAGAAGAAGGGAAGGTTGCAGGAACAGTTTTTGAACGCTATAAGAAAGGAAAAGGTAAGGGTTAATGTGTATCTTGTGAACGGTGTTAAGCTGGAAGGAAAGATAAGGTACTTTGATCCTTTCACAATTCTTTTAAAAGAGGGACCAAGACAGGTTTTAGTATATAAACATGCAATAACAACAGTCATTCCTAAAAGAGAAATAGAGTTTGAGTTAGAAGAAGAACAGCAGTAA
- a CDS encoding SapC family protein: MTEATEPLYKQIEIINSDIHKDLRISPLKDFRRFKNLNSCIVLGGEFAEASKFYPIVFIKTAKEGVTPVIILGFDQNFFVDEDGKWKEGYYIPAFVRRYPYILVEEKGEKEEDRKLFVAVDKSYEGYNAENGEKLFNEDGKNTDYLNRMIDFLRAYDLDYNLTMRFAKKLEELDLFQTIEATIKTPDNRTFVMKNLLAVDEKKLRELEDKEVLDLFRSGFLGWIYAHLISLNNFARIVR; encoded by the coding sequence ATGACTGAAGCAACAGAACCACTTTACAAACAGATAGAGATAATAAACTCAGATATCCATAAAGATCTAAGGATATCTCCTCTGAAGGATTTTAGAAGATTTAAAAATCTAAACTCCTGTATCGTTCTCGGTGGTGAGTTTGCAGAGGCATCAAAGTTTTATCCTATAGTCTTTATAAAAACAGCTAAAGAAGGAGTGACGCCTGTCATCATTCTCGGTTTTGATCAGAACTTTTTTGTTGATGAAGATGGCAAATGGAAGGAAGGCTATTACATTCCAGCTTTTGTAAGAAGATACCCCTACATCCTCGTGGAAGAAAAAGGAGAGAAAGAGGAGGACAGAAAGCTTTTTGTTGCTGTTGATAAATCATATGAAGGATACAACGCAGAGAATGGAGAGAAGCTGTTTAACGAAGATGGAAAAAACACAGATTATCTGAACAGAATGATTGACTTCTTACGGGCTTATGATCTTGATTACAATCTGACAATGAGATTTGCTAAAAAACTTGAAGAGCTTGATCTATTCCAGACAATAGAGGCAACAATAAAAACTCCAGACAACAGAACATTTGTTATGAAAAATCTCCTTGCTGTAGATGAGAAAAAGCTTAGAGAACTTGAGGATAAGGAAGTTCTTGATCTTTTCAGATCTGGTTTTTTAGGCTGGATATATGCCCATCTTATATCACTTAATAACTTTGCGAGAATTGTGAGGTGA
- a CDS encoding ShlB/FhaC/HecB family hemolysin secretion/activation protein, translated as MTVVIRSRLLLFILSLLLLLSGTSYSSDKIYVKNFLIVGNRALNWDEIYSIVKPYRNRYLSLKDLKDLTDSITKKYIEKGYITSKAYIPPQNVSDGIIIIRIFEGKIGEIRTDGEFDHYSKEFVNRYFIPLKEDKAFNRFHLEKVLLVLNSYSDLSVKVNVKKGSELGTTDLEIKVTSDRYPFSGAVFYDNYGSEYTSRNRYGINLNFGNLLIEGSSLSLTGIVGDSYNKLHTGSLSYQFPLGPSGLLTGFLVSVGNSNIGKELAVLNIKSYSEYYSVYFSYPVFKSFIKDLSLKGSFNVTNYKQSILNQTTTKDKYRYIDLGIGYIKSGYRSRTSLDIKFVQGLGETLDDIFGSSSYNTRSGADKGFSKLEFSAVRNQLVSDRFMLILRLRGQYSDDTLLSSQNFYIGGPASIKGYLLSQYGGDSGYALSGEVRFMPLERKDRLQLALFAETGQVFLNKTSIGQYKDKTLTGAGFGIRSRLWWGIDLTADLAFPLDPEVDGDDREYNFYIQLIKTF; from the coding sequence ATGACTGTTGTAATTAGAAGCAGATTATTACTTTTTATCTTAAGTTTACTTCTATTACTTTCAGGAACATCCTATTCATCAGATAAGATATACGTGAAAAACTTTCTTATAGTTGGTAATAGAGCTTTAAACTGGGATGAGATTTACAGTATAGTTAAACCTTACAGAAACAGATATCTATCCCTGAAAGATCTGAAAGATCTAACAGACAGTATTACAAAAAAATATATAGAAAAGGGTTACATAACATCTAAAGCCTATATACCACCTCAAAATGTAAGTGATGGGATTATAATCATCAGGATTTTTGAAGGGAAAATCGGTGAGATCAGAACAGATGGAGAGTTTGACCATTACAGTAAAGAGTTTGTAAACAGGTACTTTATACCTCTAAAAGAGGACAAGGCTTTTAACAGATTCCATCTTGAAAAGGTTCTCCTTGTTCTAAACAGCTACAGTGATCTTTCAGTAAAGGTTAACGTTAAGAAAGGATCAGAACTTGGAACTACAGATTTAGAGATCAAAGTCACAAGTGATAGATATCCATTTTCTGGGGCTGTGTTTTATGACAACTATGGATCAGAGTACACAAGTAGAAACAGATACGGGATCAATCTAAACTTCGGAAATCTTTTAATAGAAGGATCAAGTCTTTCTTTAACAGGAATAGTAGGTGACAGCTATAACAAGTTACATACAGGAAGTCTCTCCTACCAGTTTCCTTTAGGTCCTTCAGGTTTACTGACAGGTTTCTTGGTTTCTGTAGGTAACAGTAATATAGGAAAGGAGCTTGCTGTTTTAAATATAAAAAGTTACTCAGAGTATTACTCAGTTTATTTCAGCTATCCTGTTTTTAAATCTTTTATAAAGGATCTTTCATTAAAAGGATCATTTAATGTTACAAACTATAAACAGTCCATACTGAATCAGACCACAACGAAAGATAAATACAGGTATATAGATCTTGGTATTGGATACATAAAATCAGGATACAGATCCCGTACAAGTTTGGATATCAAGTTTGTACAGGGATTGGGGGAAACGTTAGATGATATATTTGGAAGCAGCTCTTACAACACAAGAAGTGGTGCGGATAAGGGCTTCTCAAAACTTGAGTTCTCTGCAGTAAGGAATCAGTTGGTATCGGACAGATTTATGCTGATCTTAAGATTGAGGGGACAGTATTCTGACGATACCTTACTTTCATCTCAGAACTTTTATATCGGTGGTCCAGCATCAATAAAAGGTTATCTTTTAAGTCAGTACGGAGGAGATTCTGGATACGCTTTATCTGGAGAAGTTAGATTTATGCCTCTGGAAAGAAAGGATAGATTGCAGCTTGCACTGTTTGCTGAAACAGGTCAGGTATTTTTAAATAAAACTTCCATAGGACAGTACAAGGATAAAACACTTACAGGAGCAGGATTTGGGATAAGATCAAGACTGTGGTGGGGGATAGATCTGACAGCTGATTTGGCATTTCCTTTAGATCCTGAGGTGGATGGTGATGACAGGGAGTACAACTTTTATATTCAATTAATAAAAACGTTTTAA